Proteins encoded by one window of Primulina huaijiensis isolate GDHJ02 chromosome 1, ASM1229523v2, whole genome shotgun sequence:
- the LOC140982371 gene encoding uncharacterized protein — protein MLVANSFDLWQKDTFFSAAEEVQQSADVMESAYRTWLRAKREVLIPQHLDEIGRDLQMALGTAKWQLEEFEKAVRVSYQKHADDITITRHRQFISALEDQISHVEVALKESFNVEEKKSLRWVDLDQENCEDFAIFLSGIPGTSLKMEDESEKVEEAASSSYVEKNYLEKDCNLVSGVASKTQIPNHGKILEVVTSSESSSCLVEPEKKKLSDMGDEILVQADKLTCNLRTMKYPDKNFLEIVIDNDDRQKCSLTQATPKEKGFKPSFWRSRCEQDPEAKGLLTQSKIINWVNQRIRGGYRSQRQQLVSPILPTNSLRFMLALMLTLFLVVPFLLYSA, from the exons ATGTTGGTAGCGAACAGTTTTGATTTATGGCAAAAAGACACCTTTTTTTCTGCCGCTGAAGAGGTCCAGCAATCTGCCGATGT AATGGAATCAGCTTACAGGACATGGCTCAGAGCGAAGAGAGAAGTGCTGATACCTCAGCATTTAGATGAAATTGGTAGAGATCTACAAATGGCATTAGGCACCGCAAAATGGCAG TTGGAAGAGTTTGAAAAGGCTGTCCGTGTGAGCTACCAAAAGCATGCTGATGATATTACAATCACTCGTCATAGGCAATTTATTTCAGCTTTAGAAGATCAAATTTCCCATGTCGAAGTAGCGCTGAAGGAATCATTTAATGTGGAAGAGAAGAAATCACTACGATGGGTCGATTTAGATCAAGAAAACTGTGAAGACTTTGCTATTTTTCTTTCTGGAATTCCTGGGACGTCACTGAAGATGGAAGACGAAAGTGAAAAGGTTGAGGAAGCAGCAAGTAGTTCGTATGTTGagaaaaattatttggaaaaagaTTGTAACCTTGTTTCGGGAGTTGCTTCGAAAACGCAAATCCCGAATCATGGAAAAATTTTGGAAGTTGTCACAAGCAGTGAATCTTCCAGCTGCCTCGTGGAACCAGAGAAGAAAAAACTTAGTGACATGGGGGATGAAATCTTGGTTCAAGCCGATAAATTAACTTGTAATCTTCGAACCATGAAATATCCGGATAAAAACTTTCTCGAGATCGTAATTGACAATGATGATAGGCAAAAATGTTCATTGACACAAGCAACGCCTAAAGAGAAGGGTTTCAAGCCTTCATTTTGGAGGTCAAGATGTGAACAAGATCCTGAAGCAAAGGGGTTGTTAACTCAGTCAAAAATTATCAATTGGGTAAATCAG CGCATCAGAGGAGGTTATAGAAGTCAAAGACAACAATTGGTGTCGCCCATATTACCAACCAATTCTCTTCGTTTCATGCTTGCATTGATGCTAACCCTTTTTTTAGTTG TGCCTTTTTTGCTGTATTCTGCTTAA